A section of the Eublepharis macularius isolate TG4126 chromosome 1, MPM_Emac_v1.0, whole genome shotgun sequence genome encodes:
- the LOC129343269 gene encoding protein KTI12 homolog produces MPLVVLCGLPGSGKSRRAEELRAALRAKEESGGERRVFVVAEAEVAAGGSGGRAALRAEAERLLSRRDVVIVDAGSELKSFRYELYCLSKHAGTPHCLVLCPGGAPCSDRPPLEAPDSRNRWDWPLFVAPADLAEPLPLPEIRAALFERCPPPPNKSTRSQPLQAAGFLHQLDRLTQDMVAALMAAQRNGAQPGQFVSMAVDGLGQEAQGLLLSRPVSLAELSRLRRQFLSYAKMHPGEGEENLPQLGGMFLQYLSRNLQ; encoded by the coding sequence ATGCCGCTGGTAGTGCTGTGTGGGCTGCCGGGGAGCGGCAAGAGCAGGCGAGCTGAAGAGTTGCGGGCGGCGCTGAGGGCCAAGGAGGAGAGTGGCGGCGAGCGGCGAGTCTTCGTGGTGGCCGAAGCAGAGGTGGCGGCGGGGGGAAGCGGCGGCAGGGCTGCGTTGCGAGCGGAGGCGGAGCGGCTGCTGAGCCGGCGGGACGTGGTTATCGTGGACGCGGGCAGCGAACTGAAGAGCTTCCGCTACGAGCTGTACTGCCTCAGCAAGCACGCGGGGACCCCGCACTGCCTCGTCCTGTGTCCCGGCGGCGCTCCCTGCTCCGATAGGCCTCCCTTGGAAGCGCCGGACTCACGCAACCGCTGGGACTGGCCGCTCTTCGTGGCGCCCGCCGACCTCGCAGAGCCGCTTCCGCTGCCGGAGATTCGCGCCGCCCTCTTCGAGCGCTGCCCGCCTCCCCCCAATAAGTCCACGCGCTCCCAGCCCCTCCAAGCCGCCGGGTTCCTTCACCAGCTCGACCGCCTCACGCAGGACATGGTGGCCGCCCTTATGGCCGCGCAGAGGAACGGCGCCCAGCCCGGCCAGTTCGTCTCGATGGCGGTCGACGGGCTAGGCCAAGAGGCTCAGGGGTTGCTGCTGAGCCGGCCTGTCAGCCTCGCGGAGTTAAGCAGGCTCCGCAGACAGTTCCTCAGCTATGCCAAGATGCATcctggagaaggggaggagaatcTACCCCAGCTGGGCGGCATGTTCTTACAGTACTTGAGCCGCAACTTGCAGTGA